The Erpetoichthys calabaricus chromosome 5, fErpCal1.3, whole genome shotgun sequence genome has a segment encoding these proteins:
- the glra3 gene encoding glycine receptor subunit alpha-3: MTGRGTKSASAGLWGALLWISLVAAKEHEGVRSRSMPMSPSDFLDKLMGKTSGYDARIRPNFKGPPVNVTCNIFINSFGSIAETTMDYRVNIFLRQQWNDPRLAYSEYPDDSLDLDPSMLDSIWKPDLFFANEKGAHFHEVTTDNKLLRIFNNGNVLYSIRLTLILSCPMDLKNFPMDVQTCIMQLESFGYTMNDLIFEWQENGPVQVAEGLTLPQFILKEESDLRYCTKHYNTGKFTCIEVRFHLERQMGYYLIQMYIPSLLIVILSWVSFWINMDAAPARVALGITTVLTMTTQSSGSRTSLPKVSYVKAIDIWMAVCLLFVFSALLEYAAVNFVSRQHKELLRFRRKRKKNKEEDVRDSRQSFTAYGVAPCAQGKDGVAPKAASNSPHSAPKTPEEMKKIFVDRAKKIDTISRAGFPLAFLFFNIFYWVVYKILRHEDIHQQ, translated from the exons CTTAGTGGCTGCTAAGGAGCATGAAGGAGTGCGCAGCCGCAGCATGCCCATGTCACCCTCGGACTTCCTGGACAAGCTGATGGGGAAGACGTCGGGATACGATGCCAGGATCAGGCCCAACTTCAAGG GTCCTCCTGTGAACGTCACCTGCAACATCTTCATCAACAGCTTTGGGTCCATTGCTGAGACCACCATG GATTACCGAGTGAACATCTTCTTACGGCAGCAGTGGAATGACCCTCGCCTGGCATACAGTGAATACCCCGACGACTCCCTCGATCTCGACCCCTCAATGCTGGATTCCATATGGAAACCCGACTTGTTTTTTGCAAACGAGAAGGGGGCTCATTTTCATGAAGTTACCACAGACAACAAGCTGCTACGCATTTTCAACAATGGAAACGTCCTTTACTCCATTAG GTTGACATTAATCCTTTCTTGCCCTATGGACCTCAAAAACTTTCCAATGGACGTGCAGACGTGCATCATGCAGCTGGAGAGCT TTGGATACACAATGAACGACTTGATTTTTGAGTGGCAAGAAAATGGCCCGGTGCAGGTGGCAGAAGGCCTGACGCTACCACAGTTCATCCTGAAGGAGGAGTCGGACCTGCGCTACTGCACCAAGCATTACAACACAG GAAAGTTCACCTGCATTGAAGTCCGCTTTCATCTCGAACGACAGATGGGCTACTACCTCATCCAGATGTACATCCCCAGTCTGCTCATCGTCATCCTCTCCTGGGTCTCCTTTTGGATTAACATGGACGCCGCCCCGGCTAGAGTGGCTCTGGGGATCACCACCGTGCTGACCATGACCACGCAGAGCTCGGGCTCCCGAACCTCGCTGCCAAAG GTCTCCTACGTTAAAGCCATTGACATCTGGATGGCCGTCTGCCTGCTCTTCGTCTTCTCGGCTCTCCTGGAGTACGCGGCGGTGAACTTTGTATCCAGGCAGCACAAGGAGCTCCTGAGATTTCGCCGAAAGCGAAAGAAGAACAAG GAGGAAGACGTCAGGGACAGCCGGCAGAGTTTCACTGCCTACGGAGTTGCGCCCTGTGCCCAAGGCAAAGATGGCGTTGCCCCCAAAGCAGCCAGCAACTCACCCCACAGCGCTCCCAAAACTCCCGAGGAAATGAAGAAGATATTCGTCGACAGGGCCAAGAAGATCGACACCATTTCTCGCGCTGGCTTCCCGTTAGCATTCCTCTTCTTTAACATCTTCTACTGGGTTGTATACAAAATCCTGCGGCACGAAGATATCCACCAGCAATAA